TTACCCAAAGCTCTGCTTTCTACGATCCAATCGGACAGTACCAATATAACAGATATGGGTAAGAATAATCACCtcctatttttttttaccttttaaccTTCAAGATCTGGTTGCATACATGGGCTTTTTGTGCAATAGCTGTATTTGGAAAGCCTGCACAAATActtgtcatttttatttagatATGGATCCATAGATGTGGGTACAAGGAGGAAAAATGCTACCAGAGAAACCACCAGCACACTAAAGGCATGGCTACAGGAACATAAAAAGAACCCATACCCCACCAAGGGTGAGAAGATCATGTTGGCCATCATCACTAAGATGACCCTTACGCAGGTGTCCACCTGGTTCGCCAACGCGCGCCGGAGACTCAAGAAAGAGAATAAGATGACGTGGTCGCCGCGCAATAAGACCTCAGAAGAGAAAGAGTCCGATGACGACCAAGAAGATATGGACGAGTCACAGGGGGAGCCGTTAAAAACCAATGGTTTGTTGAAAGctttttgatgttattttttcCTTGGCATGAAACCATTGCATATAAAAACCATACAATAGTTAGGTGTGGCTACAGTTTAAACTTTGATGTTTTTCATACTCAGTGTTGTTTATCTTATAACCTGTTTTATGTGTGTTTCAAACCTTCAGACAACAATGGAAAAGATGACACGGATCAACTTCATAGCGATCTGGAAGATTTAGATCTTGTGGATTCAGATGGCTCTGAGTGCGAATCGAAACCGCCGTTTGTCATGCACGTTCGCTCCGAGGCCCATGGATGTCCAGATACAGAGCCATTTCATGACACCATAACCGAATTTTCGAGAGATGTCCATGAATTCAGCGAAGACCACCTGAGACCTACTTCTGAAAACAACCAAACTGCAAAGTTCTACCTCCAGCAAGACCAAAAGACCATTGAGACCAAACCAAAAATCTGGTCGCTTGCACAGACTGCTACTTCGTTAAGCCAAGGTGATTATTCATCATGTATGCATAAAGGTCAAGGAATGTCATGCTCTACAAACTCGGATTCAGACTCAGACATAGCAAAGAGGCAACAAGAGTCTCCAGTGGCCACTCTGAGAAACTGGGTTGACGGCGTCTTTCACGATCCTTTATTCCGGCACACCAACTTAAACCAAACTTGCAGTAACTCCACGGAGTTTTGGACTGACGCCATTTCCACACAGAATAGCTACCATGAACACTCAGGACCTATTACTTCTTCTCAGCATAATTTATAAGTGGGACGCTAGTTTTCCATAAATGTTTGCGGTTTACCGAAAATGGACATTACGAGTCACCATACCGTTATGCCATCACAATTGTAACAAGCTAGGTTTGGAAAGCACTAAAATGACAATTATTAGTTTGCATCTATAAGCTGTTGTTTGTATAATAGATCTCCTGAAAAAGTCTGATTAACTATACATTTATAACACGTCAACGCAGCAATGTAGAATTTAGAAAGATTATCACCTTTTCACTTTCAGGTTCTGTAAAACGTCACAACTGTATAAaagcacaagaaagaaagaaagaaagaaaatagcaCAAGACACAGATTTCCCCAATCAGAAGTCTCAGTTTGTAATCTCAcagctcttaaaaataaaggtaaatAAGGGAAATCGTGACTTTTTCAGTCGTTcgctgtccgtggtgctgaaatgttcttaaattattattctgggttcaagttaagcacaatcaacagtagcctatttgtggcataatgttgattaacaggcctataaaaaattatttagactcacccctcatttatttagCCTAAAAAGCTAAATCGCAGTTACAGTGTACAGCACATACAATAGTGAATAGGGTCAGtccacaaaatgttaaaatagccaacacactgtttcaaaagtatagttacaagacgtaaacatacattaacttgattttagtttgataaaatcacgtaCTATCATTACTCTGTAAAGTTACAGCTAAACTTCTTTGTCATGTCCAAACGTCGGTAAACACAAATGGCGTAATGCTGCTTAATTCCTGATTTCATCATACTAAAAGCATATTAACAAAACAagagtttacatcttgtgtctatagatttaaaacactgtgtattttaaagtttatggactgTAGGCTAAGATAGGTGTACTGTAACAGCAATTTTTGCTTAGGCTATTTAAATAAAAGAGGGAcgagtttaaattattattattattattattattattattttatttttattttttatatttttgtggtaggctaatcaacattatgcaacagatgttgtcgattgagcttaacttgaattgaacccggaacatttatTTAAGCGCATGATTTTATAAAGGTGCACATCTACATCCACAAATAACTTGAGCTTTTCCTCCCCATTTTCTTTTGGATCAGGATTGAATTAAGAATCACTGAGTCGTGACAAATTCAAATACTCAAAGGGTCAAACTGCTAAACTGTTAAATCAGTGGTACTTCTACAACCGTAATCAATGAAGTGTTTCattgaaggaatgttccgggttcaatacacatTAAGCTCAGTCaaaagcatttatggcataatgttgattaccacaaaaaattatttcaactcatccctccttttctttaaaaaaaagcaaaaatcttggtttcagtgaggcacttacaatggaagtgaatggggccaatttttgaagggtttaaagccagaaatgtgaagattataattttataaaagcacttacattaattattctgttaaaacacatgtattatttgagctgtaaaatgtttaaatcgtaatttttacagtcaatatagggtttgttgacattacatcgtcatggtaacaaagttgtaaaattggctataacttaacacagaaaaggtttgtaagtgattttatcacactaaaatcatgtttacactcatatcctttatgtcttttggctgtacttttgaaacaatgagtattttaacgttaaaatattggcccccattcacttccattgtaagtgcctcactggatcccagatttttgcttttttttaaagaaaaggaggatcgacataagtaatcaacattatgccacaaatgctttcgattgagcttaacttgtattgaacccagaatatacctTTAAGAGACTGATCATGTCAACAAGGAATTGCTGGCTTCCACAGTCACCTGAGACATGAACAAACACCACCTCTGAAACTAGATGCTCACTTTTAAAAACCATCTAATAAAGACCAACGGTTTATTCATCCCAGGTGTGAGCGTCTAATCCTTACCCCCGGTGAGAGAAGTAAAGTAGGCCTAATTTATCATGACTTAAATCTTGAATGAAGCAGATAGTATGCCTTCATACTTGTCATCTTTGAAAGTAGCTTGAAAACCTTCACAGTACAAATGATTGGCATAGACATGTAACACGATCATTAAAGGCTGtacgacttaaaaaaaaaaaaaaaaaagaaggaaaaaaaaaagagttgttaTTTGTGTGAGACAGTCAATTTATAAAAGTTAAAGTTTTATCATTTACAGAAATGTACAGAAACCAATCATAGCTCATATATTAAACAACAGCTTCCTCATTAGAGGCATTTTAAAGCGTATTTTACTCATTCAGCAAAATAAACAATTTGTGCATGGAACTCATTGTCAAATCAttggccaaaaaataaaataaagaaataaaaataaatattgtataaagCTATAGAGATGATGACTCATTGTCTGTTAATGCGATTAAAGCCACActgtatttgatttaatttttaatttggtgtttttttttccttcagtttgAAGCTTGGGATGATGATGATAAAGTATTCATCAGAACAGAGGAGAAACCTGCCACAACCTTGTAAGGGATTAACAATTTCAGGCTAAATTATTCAGGGTGAAATCATCCTAGAATTCCTTTCTTTTTCAGCTTTATAAATAACTTATATATAAGGTAATAAATATTGACATCCAACCTTTCAGTAAATAAACTATCTGCACAATGAAAAGAACggaaatagagctgttcagcttgtagtccacaAACATGGAAGAGAATTTGCCAtgtgttccctctggattttcttctgggtttttataatggggtttttgaacttgagtaaaataaggtctgtggtaaacagacGTTTTGTTCTAAAAATTCAGATATTTAAAAGAGGTTAGCCAACCATAGAAGTCAGCATTTACTGGAAAACATTCGATGAGGATGACGGTCAATCGAACCACTGTCACACTGTTATTATACAGACATCAGTGATTGGAATACTGTGGTGTGTGTGCGTCTCAGGGGACTGAACACTGTCTATCAGGCATGACTACTTCATAATGATTAATACTGGAAGTTAGTCCATGAACTCCAACAGCATACCCAAGGGACCAAGAAGCTTCACAAAGTGACCAGTTTTATTGCTGTGCTGAGAATCAATTATGCTAACAGTTTCTAACGAATGCACTTCAGGGAACCAAGGCTGCACTCTTGGCGATTTTAACCATTTGCATATTGATGACATAAGGACAGCTTTTGAATTGCAAAGGagaaatagaaaatagaaaattaTGTGTCTCAAGTTGACTTATAAAAACACATTAGATCCATTTCTCAtgcacacctcacacacacacttatgtacAGCAGTGTTATTATTGATaactgaaatgacaataaaaactaacatatttggaaaaactgaaactaaactaaaatgaattttcatgactccaaacataacttaaaagtaaataaaaaatgatcacaatgaattaacacatttttgttttattttttggtatatATTATCAAACTTAAGTtgcttcattaaaggaatattccaggttcattacaagttaagctcaattgacagcatttgtggcacaatgttgattaccacaaaaaaaattatttcgactcatccctccttttctttaaaaaagcaaaaatggaggtttcagtgaggcacttacaatggaagtgaatggggccaatttttggagagtttaaaggaagaaatgtgaagcttataattttataaaagcactgacattaattattctgttaaaattcaaataaacgtattatttgagatgtaaaattgtttaaatcttcatttttacagtcattttagggttttagggtttgttgacattgcatcgtcatgacaacaaagttgtaaaattggctataactttacacagagaagattagtaagtgattttataacactaaactattgtttatgtcttgtggcagtacttttgaaatagtgtgttgattggccccattcacttccgttggaAGTTTCTCACTGTAACCccgatttttaaagaaaaggagggacaagtcaaaattattattattatttttttttttttttttttttgtgtgtgtgtgtgataaattttatgccacaaatgctgtcgattgagcttaacttgtattgaatccagaattttcctttaagcatgaaaatgccactagatcgTGATAACTCTACTTGGCCCTGAAAAATTTTACctcattaaacatatttaaatgataaagttaatgcattaactttggcagacctcaaattaaaaaaatgtttttctttttttaatatgctGAAGAAGGGAAAATAAGctaaaatacacttaaaatacataaattacacacagtaatacctcaaacatgaattttgaagctgtattgaattAGCTTACATACTATACACAAACACACGAAGGCTTCAAAATCCTGAGGGAAACTATGGCAAATTAGACTTCCGTGTTCACCTACAACTTAAAGTCATGGCTGAACCGTTTAAACTGAttaactattaaaggaatattacgggttcagtacaagtttagctcaatcgacagcatttgtggcataatgttgattacctcaaaaattattttgactcgtccctccttttctttcgaggttacagtgaggcacttacaatggaagtgaatggggccagtttttggagggtttaaacacagaaatgtgaagattataattttataaaagcacttacattaattcttactcatgtattatttgagctgtaaatttgtttaaattgttatttctaCAGtatttagggttttaaggtttgttgacattacaacatcatggcaacgaagttgtataattggctatatctttacacagaaaaggttagtaagtgattttatcacactaaaatcatgctatcacacatattgtttttgtcttgtggctatacttttgaaacagtgagtattttaacatttacatattgaccccattcacttccattgtaagtgtctcactgtaacccagatttatttatttttttaaagaaaaggagggccaagtcaaaattattttatcaggTAATCAATATGATTTCAAAAATgcggtcgattgagcttaacttgtattgaacccggaatattccttaaagtctACTAGAGAAAGGTACATTATATAAGGAGTGTTTGGAATTTCCTGTAttacacctgtttgtcactatatattgcaaaatgttcctgttccatgagatcattttgtgtaatgtctaaagtctGATTTTAAGGTCATTtgatctaaaacaatttttatttttttttaatgttgtaaatgtatgtagctattgaatatcctggaaatgatcacatttattttgagacaaaatagtaatttgtcattttcaattgtGTTCAAAgtgattatttaaaaacattttcaataactgtccagtgaaaggatagtatttgaggTAAAAAGCCccactgttgcaggggctaaatgaataacatacagtacattgtttTTCTTATGTGGGAGGAATAGATTTggtatgaagaatgttcaaagtgggctcatattgactgatccaatcacaatggagtttaatttatttatagagTACTTCAGATGTTattgaaattaacaagaaatggtgcaccctttctttaagtggttattttaaagcaatatcttaatttgttacttaaaaaagcatcttgctgtctcagaagtatttgcataagttcacaaattgtgccctataccTTTTGCCCTGGTATCTACAAGATATCAATATAaccaggtgtggggtaaaaggcccccttgccacctttaaaaaaataaataaaaaaatattcaaaacaaccttctgttattatttcttttcacacaaattatgttccttcataaatattcaattaaaataaatgtatttattgaatcgtgatacactttgtgaccaaaaaaaaagcGAATTTTCCATAACTGTCCTATTGCGTTCGGGTCAATTTTTAAAAACCACATAGTTTTTCGTAagggaaccaaactttgtgactttgtcaagactgccaaaatgaacataatttttttttctccagatttttagaagaaattatttaagagatataaccatttttataaaattgttacaTCTTTGCGTTCCCGGGTCAGTTTTGACCggggcatcaattgtggctttacacgtgatattatgcagatattttcacacatttatgaattacatttttcttaaaaaCACTTTACTTACATTAAGCCTCTTTcccatacactcacacaaacttttttttggtctcaaaatgggactgcatcttgtttacaaacatgcacacaaatacacacacagtctCATGCAAACTCACAAACAGAATGTAAcatacataacaaataaactatatCAAAGACAAAATGTCTAAAGGGAGGTGTGGCAAGAGCAAAAATTCAAGTATACATATTCTGAATAAGGGTTGAAAGAAGAAaagtccacattttactctgctgCACTCTTCAGACTGATCTGATAATAAAACAGCTTGCAGCATAATCACACATTAACATTGAGCAGTTCATGAAATAAACagaatacattttgtttaaaacattgtATACAAGCACAGATGTTGTATAGTTGTGTTGTATagttgttttgatgatgtttgGTTGGAAAACAAATTATTTAGTTGCGTAGATTTTGAGTTGTTTTTCAGCAGTAATGAGTAATTAATTAACATGGAAGTTAATTGGAGAATTACTAGATATTctcactttaaatatttatataaatttaatgcaatgttatattcaaatgaaatttcatataaaccttgataaataaatatatattcacatgtatcacactggtttagctagttaatgtatattttttaagtataagaaaactgacatcatacataatagcatatatatatatatatatatatatatatatatatatatatatatatatatatatatatatataaattagttaacatgccaaaagtaCAAATCATTTTATATGTATGAACAGCAAGAAAGTTAACAATGAGCTACAATATGTTTTTTGATTAAAACAACTGGATTAAGAAtgttttataagcttaaaactccaccgggtcaaaactgacctGCAAATACAAAAGGTTTATGCAGATTTtgaacacaataggagggttaaggtgtgcctttaggcCCGTTGTACCCTACATCATAGGCCTACTATTAGgctaaaattaaaatattcactgcatCACTGGACCACAGAGTAACTTTCCACTGAGAAACAGAGAGGTTTCATTCTAAATTGTCTTTAGAATGTAATCccactttttaaagaaaaacgTAAAAAAATGTTCCTCAGAGACAAATGCTCATACAATGTACATCttctccatttaaaaaaaatattgatgtatGAAAACAATGCATTAGCTTTGTCCACATTGCCAAGCTTAATGGGAATCATGACCAAGGTATTTACAGTGTTGGTATCACCTACTTTCTCCAGCCATGTAATGTCATCACATCAAGTTATGCAAGCTTCGGATTACATGGTTGGGATATGTTGAGTTTGTGTGTTAAACACAGAAGGTCAAGAAAACAACAACATTCTGTTCTTGTAAACATGGCCCATGGTGACATACAGTAGGTCTTCACAAGCAACCTTTCAGAGGAGCAAGTGTATACTTtaaccatgattactttaatcagtgagtgaaagtgtccaataacaggacgattaagcgagtagtattcggctggtcatgtgattctaacatggcagcccctatgTGCAGAcccgctccatgtagaataaaacagctcttataaagttactgatatgacaggagtcttcattttaatatgagtgctcatgatttcctacatatattgcaaaattacaattcatgtctttaggagtctTTTGATTATGGTCTGGGCCTCTAGGCCATTATGTTGCATAGCTGTTAAGAAATAAGCAAACaactaaacataaacacatacatatgTTGTTTAAAAGTATATGAAAGTACAATAAGTGATAGTGTTTATTTTTCACTCATTCATTTATTGCAAGCAGGTAGTTTCAGCTCTTTATCTTTACTTAGAAAAGGGCACACACACATTGCTTCATACATGAAACTCTCTTCAGGAAATAGTTATCCTGGTGGATTCAGTACCAGCACTGAGAAACATGACACGATCAGCCTAATAAGTAAAGGTCATGACTCTAGTACATGGGGCAGAGGGTGATTAGTGCCGACCATTATAAAGGTAGCGGTCATATCACAGAGACCTTCAGTTTCTTTGTGACAGTTCGGAAGAGCAATTATAAGGGGAACTAGCCGATCCAATGATGTGTCTTTCAGTGAGTGAAGTGAAAGGCTGTTCTGTTCTGAAAAAGTAAGTACTTCTGAGATATTCTCTTTATATGAAACaatgtaaatgaaaaaagcatttaTGTTACTGCTAAAATGGAAAAAGGCAATAATCACATTGATACATCATGATACAGCACCTGCCAAGTGCTACAGAGCAACTTATACTGTGAAAGATGACGTTTTCTGAGAAACTGCATCTCTTCTGTATCTCTGCTGGCTCCATTTTAACGTTATAAATAATAGACAATGTACTTTTATATGCAGCACAATTCATACGCTCAGTTTCACCCCATGATTTTGCTCAGAGCAAT
The sequence above is a segment of the Myxocyprinus asiaticus isolate MX2 ecotype Aquarium Trade chromosome 34, UBuf_Myxa_2, whole genome shotgun sequence genome. Coding sequences within it:
- the LOC127424791 gene encoding iroquois-class homeodomain protein IRX-4-like, with protein sequence MSFTQFGYSCPATPQLLMSSNALSTCYGASSGALLDSGVATSPQTSLYCPVYESRLVASGRHDLIPTTVYGNSCSKNHGYDTCSTYGPDSTSFYPLGKLSDKDVSTMGHSRVTQSSAFYDPIGQYQYNRYGYGSIDVGTRRKNATRETTSTLKAWLQEHKKNPYPTKGEKIMLAIITKMTLTQVSTWFANARRRLKKENKMTWSPRNKTSEEKESDDDQEDMDESQGEPLKTNDNNGKDDTDQLHSDLEDLDLVDSDGSECESKPPFVMHVRSEAHGCPDTEPFHDTITEFSRDVHEFSEDHLRPTSENNQTAKFYLQQDQKTIETKPKIWSLAQTATSLSQGDYSSCMHKGQGMSCSTNSDSDSDIAKRQQESPVATLRNWVDGVFHDPLFRHTNLNQTCSNSTEFWTDAISTQNSYHEHSGPITSSQHNL